From Streptomonospora salina, the proteins below share one genomic window:
- a CDS encoding DUF2625 family protein, producing the protein MRALSELVDVDESAWPALEEEFTRSSVPVDVLPAERPRRGRACLLQLQLTVTSALGAVALHSGGLLMDSGWLRVFGGAGSDTRDALPGLARVNGFPTEPDPDWWPEGGLVVAHDVLGGVFAVNGPDAEDLGRPGDPGEIAYFGPDTLEWEPLELGHGAWLSWLLAGGLERFYRSLRWPGWREEVAGVELSHAIAVEPCLWSAHEYGGIAYTARRPVPMAELVGLYRRQTARLGLAAPGFLGHHADGRSGAD; encoded by the coding sequence ATGCGAGCGCTCAGTGAACTCGTCGACGTCGACGAGTCCGCCTGGCCGGCGCTGGAGGAGGAGTTCACGCGCAGCAGCGTGCCCGTGGACGTGCTGCCGGCCGAACGGCCCCGCCGCGGGCGCGCGTGCCTGCTGCAGCTGCAGCTCACCGTGACCTCGGCGCTGGGCGCCGTCGCCCTGCACTCCGGCGGTCTGCTGATGGACTCGGGATGGCTGCGGGTCTTCGGCGGAGCCGGTTCCGACACCCGCGACGCCCTGCCCGGCCTGGCACGCGTCAACGGCTTCCCCACCGAGCCCGATCCCGACTGGTGGCCCGAGGGCGGCCTCGTCGTGGCCCACGACGTGCTCGGCGGCGTGTTCGCGGTGAACGGCCCCGACGCCGAGGACCTCGGGCGCCCCGGCGATCCGGGCGAGATCGCCTACTTCGGTCCCGACACCCTGGAGTGGGAGCCCTTGGAGCTGGGCCACGGCGCCTGGCTGTCGTGGCTGCTGGCGGGCGGGCTGGAGCGCTTCTACCGCAGTCTGCGCTGGCCCGGTTGGCGCGAGGAGGTCGCCGGGGTGGAGCTGTCCCACGCCATCGCGGTGGAGCCGTGCCTGTGGTCGGCCCACGAGTACGGCGGCATCGCCTACACCGCACGCCGCCCCGTCCCGATGGCCGAGCTGGTGGGGCTGTACCGCCGGCAGACCGCCCGTCTGGGGCTGGCGGCCCCCGGTTTCCTCGGCCATCACGCCGACGGTCGCAGCGGGGCGGACTGA